A single region of the Phycisphaerae bacterium RAS1 genome encodes:
- the thrC_1 gene encoding Threonine synthase, which produces MSLVTRLVCVQCSGQTAAEGPWTCPTCGPDEGILDVQFDLPRARATLTRASLAQRERSHWRYRELLPIDAKSFVPASVGWTPLIEAPRLAKALGVRRVRLKDEGRNPTGSFKDRPSSVAVNHALARGAATVACASTGNAASSLAGCAAAAGLACNIFVSKLVPDAKLAQLLAYGARVFKVMGSYADAYELCSRACARYGWYNRNAAVNPWLVEGKKTGGLEVAEQCADDPPDWVACSVGDGCSIAGVHKGLAQMREIGVIDWRTRMLGVQAERAAPILRASREGRLDRSGTGGTYADSIDVPVPRNWRKAVNAVRESGGAFVAVSDEKIMEAVRLTGALTGVFAEPAAGAAAAGVSEARRHGVLSETSDVVVMITGNGLKDVAGALRAVGKPHEIPPEFDAVVRVVEAG; this is translated from the coding sequence ATGTCGCTGGTGACGCGGCTGGTGTGCGTGCAGTGCTCCGGGCAGACCGCGGCCGAGGGTCCGTGGACTTGCCCGACGTGCGGTCCGGATGAGGGGATTCTGGATGTGCAATTCGACCTGCCAAGAGCCCGCGCGACGCTGACGCGGGCGAGCCTGGCGCAGCGCGAGCGATCACACTGGCGCTACCGCGAGCTGCTCCCCATCGATGCCAAATCGTTCGTGCCGGCCAGCGTCGGCTGGACGCCGCTGATCGAGGCGCCGCGGCTGGCAAAGGCGCTGGGCGTGCGGCGCGTGCGTCTGAAGGACGAGGGACGGAACCCGACCGGCTCGTTCAAGGACCGGCCCAGCAGCGTCGCCGTGAATCACGCGCTGGCCCGCGGCGCCGCGACCGTGGCGTGCGCCTCGACCGGCAACGCGGCCAGCAGCCTGGCGGGCTGCGCGGCGGCGGCCGGGCTGGCGTGCAACATCTTCGTGTCGAAGCTGGTCCCGGACGCGAAGCTGGCCCAACTCCTGGCGTACGGGGCGCGGGTCTTCAAAGTTATGGGCAGTTACGCCGATGCGTACGAGCTGTGCAGCCGGGCGTGTGCGCGCTACGGCTGGTACAACCGGAACGCCGCGGTAAACCCCTGGCTGGTGGAGGGCAAGAAAACCGGCGGGCTGGAGGTCGCCGAGCAGTGCGCAGACGACCCGCCCGACTGGGTGGCGTGCAGCGTCGGCGACGGCTGCTCCATCGCCGGCGTGCACAAGGGGCTGGCACAGATGCGTGAGATTGGCGTGATCGACTGGCGGACGAGGATGCTCGGTGTGCAGGCGGAGAGGGCCGCGCCGATTCTCCGCGCGTCTCGCGAGGGACGGCTGGATCGCAGCGGGACGGGCGGGACCTATGCCGACAGCATCGACGTGCCCGTGCCGCGCAATTGGCGCAAGGCCGTAAACGCGGTACGCGAGAGCGGCGGAGCGTTCGTCGCGGTGAGCGACGAGAAGATCATGGAAGCAGTGCGCCTGACCGGGGCGCTCACCGGCGTTTTCGCTGAACCGGCGGCGGGCGCGGCGGCGGCGGGCGTATCTGAAGCCCGGCGGCACGGCGTGCTGAGCGAAACGAGCGACGTGGTTGTGATGATCACGGGCAACGGGCTGAAGGACGTTGCGGGCGCGCTGCGGGCCGTCGGCAAGCCGCACGAAATTCCGCCCGAGTTTGACGCCGTTGTTCGGGTCGTTGAGGCGGGTTGA
- the stkP_1 gene encoding Serine/threonine-protein kinase StkP: MTPRSPDGADSQSNADLIAAARRQAERLGDGSASPGVAARGAGDGPPAALWRGRYQNLREFGRGGQGIVYTATQAGTKRTVAIKVLRDGPFTTPRDRARFEREVEILGGLRHPSIVTVIESGCELGCDYVVMDFIPGEPLDAFVRKNAAAPPSARGRRRDALRGTIELFARVCDAVNAAHLAGVVHRDLKPSNVRVTPDGAPYVLDFGLAKSTRGASDGSSAATETGQFLGTLPYASPEQAAGEPQVDIRTDVYSLGVILYQLLTGRFPYEVRGSSRELASRIASAPPASARGLNPAIGHELETILQRALAKEPERRYQSAGALSADLRRYVANEPIEAKRDSSAYLARKLLARHAALVGAASLLIAIVAVGLTVSLWLWRDAARQRDRAQLAEAAEQQRSRQLAAALQTEGEARQQAESSAAEADEIRDFVLSLFKAADPAQTGGKTLTLREALDRGAKRLLDAKLEERPALRAAFCDALGEAYQSLGAYPEADAYFEQALALLTSQQPEDSEAVLRARLQRVELLVLRGRYDEARSLADGMAETVMRESADFPLLAARHALQRGVALRELGRLDDSEAALDAALRGFIEHDAGDGLLGVANNALAVLYLRQKRYEQADVQFATAHEQIVRAHGPDHPDAATIINNRGTCRFYLGQFAEAEPLFSAAAEAFRRLYGDDHPLTTTAENNRVALLRKLNRPDDAEALALDVLARRQATLEPDHPELATSLNNLGLIYADARRFAEAEAVFREALDIRLRSMPAGHAAIAEARRKVGVALLRQSRFEEAEPLLYEAYCEFSALGSAGAAERDRVIRDLVDLYNEWGRPDDAAAWSARRGSPA, encoded by the coding sequence ATGACTCCGCGCTCGCCCGACGGCGCCGACTCGCAGTCCAACGCCGATCTCATCGCGGCGGCTCGCCGCCAGGCCGAGCGGCTTGGCGACGGTTCGGCATCGCCGGGTGTTGCCGCACGCGGCGCGGGCGACGGACCGCCGGCCGCCTTGTGGCGCGGCCGCTATCAGAACCTGCGCGAGTTCGGGCGCGGCGGGCAGGGCATCGTCTACACGGCGACGCAGGCGGGCACCAAGCGCACCGTCGCGATCAAGGTGCTTCGCGACGGGCCGTTCACGACGCCGCGGGATCGGGCGCGGTTCGAGCGCGAGGTGGAGATTCTGGGCGGGTTGCGGCATCCGAGCATCGTGACCGTGATCGAAAGCGGCTGCGAGCTTGGGTGCGACTACGTCGTCATGGATTTCATCCCAGGCGAGCCGCTCGATGCGTTCGTCCGCAAGAACGCCGCGGCGCCGCCGTCCGCGCGCGGGCGCCGCCGCGATGCGCTGCGCGGGACGATAGAGCTGTTTGCGCGCGTGTGCGACGCGGTCAACGCGGCCCACCTGGCGGGTGTGGTGCATCGCGATTTGAAGCCCAGCAACGTCCGTGTGACGCCGGACGGCGCGCCCTACGTGCTCGACTTCGGTCTGGCCAAGAGCACGCGCGGCGCGTCGGACGGGTCTTCGGCCGCCACGGAAACGGGACAATTCCTGGGGACGCTGCCCTACGCCAGCCCGGAGCAGGCCGCAGGCGAGCCGCAGGTCGACATCCGCACCGACGTGTACTCGCTGGGCGTCATTCTGTATCAACTGCTCACCGGACGCTTCCCGTACGAGGTGCGCGGCAGCTCGCGCGAGCTGGCGTCGCGCATCGCCTCCGCCCCGCCCGCGTCGGCGCGGGGACTGAACCCGGCGATCGGCCACGAGCTTGAAACGATTCTGCAACGCGCCCTGGCCAAAGAGCCGGAGCGCCGCTACCAGTCCGCCGGCGCGCTCAGCGCCGATCTGCGCCGCTACGTCGCGAACGAGCCGATCGAGGCCAAGCGCGATTCGTCGGCCTATCTGGCTCGCAAGCTGCTGGCGCGGCATGCGGCGCTGGTGGGCGCCGCCTCGCTGCTGATCGCGATCGTGGCCGTGGGCCTGACCGTGTCGCTGTGGCTGTGGCGCGACGCCGCGCGGCAGCGCGACCGCGCTCAACTCGCGGAAGCGGCCGAGCAGCAGCGCAGCCGGCAGCTCGCCGCGGCCCTGCAAACCGAGGGCGAGGCGCGCCAGCAGGCCGAATCCAGCGCGGCCGAGGCGGATGAGATTCGCGATTTTGTCCTCTCGCTCTTCAAAGCCGCCGACCCCGCACAAACCGGCGGAAAGACGCTCACCCTCCGCGAAGCGCTCGATCGCGGGGCGAAACGCCTCCTGGATGCGAAGCTGGAGGAGCGCCCGGCGCTGCGCGCGGCGTTTTGCGATGCGCTGGGCGAAGCGTATCAGTCGCTGGGGGCTTACCCCGAGGCCGACGCTTATTTCGAGCAGGCGCTGGCGCTGCTGACGTCGCAACAACCGGAGGATTCCGAGGCTGTGCTGCGCGCCCGGCTTCAGCGGGTCGAGTTGCTGGTTCTGCGCGGGCGGTATGACGAGGCTCGATCGCTCGCGGACGGCATGGCCGAGACGGTGATGCGGGAGTCAGCCGACTTTCCGCTGCTGGCAGCGAGGCACGCGCTGCAGCGCGGCGTCGCGTTGCGCGAGCTGGGACGGCTGGACGACTCCGAGGCGGCGCTCGACGCGGCGCTGCGCGGGTTCATCGAGCACGACGCCGGCGACGGCCTGCTCGGCGTTGCCAACAACGCGCTGGCGGTCCTTTACTTGCGGCAGAAACGCTACGAGCAGGCGGATGTGCAATTCGCCACGGCGCATGAGCAGATCGTGCGGGCGCACGGGCCTGACCATCCGGACGCGGCGACGATCATCAACAACCGCGGAACCTGCCGTTTCTACCTGGGGCAGTTCGCCGAGGCCGAGCCGCTGTTCTCTGCCGCGGCCGAGGCATTCCGACGGCTTTATGGCGACGACCACCCGCTGACGACGACCGCGGAGAACAACCGCGTCGCGCTGCTCCGCAAGCTGAATCGGCCCGATGACGCCGAGGCGCTGGCGCTGGATGTACTCGCGCGGCGGCAGGCGACGCTCGAACCGGATCATCCGGAATTGGCTACGTCGCTCAACAATCTCGGCCTGATCTACGCGGACGCGCGCCGATTCGCGGAGGCCGAGGCCGTCTTTCGCGAAGCGCTGGACATTCGTCTGCGGAGCATGCCCGCCGGTCACGCGGCGATTGCGGAGGCGCGGCGCAAGGTCGGCGTGGCGCTGCTGCGGCAGAGCCGGTTCGAAGAAGCCGAGCCGCTGCTTTACGAGGCCTATTGCGAGTTTTCCGCCCTGGGCTCTGCCGGCGCGGCGGAGCGCGACCGCGTCATCCGCGATCTGGTCGATCTGTACAACGAGTGGGGGCGACCGGACGACGCCGCGGCATGGAGCGCGCGGCGCGGTTCGCCTGCCTGA
- the rpoE_2 gene encoding ECF RNA polymerase sigma-E factor — protein MAEEQEQVELARGGNNDALAALLAEAAPGLRARCIARIRGDGLAMVDAEDVLQVTFLEAFLRISRFEYRGAGAFGAWLARIMDNNLTDVLRGVRARRPQEARRADADPSDSAANLAALLGWTSTTPSRTMMREELRDLVLGGLARLPEDYRRVIQFYELEGRSPEDVAGLMSRSVGAVFMLRARALERLREVLSGVLDFSAPQA, from the coding sequence GTGGCCGAAGAGCAGGAACAAGTCGAACTCGCCCGCGGCGGCAATAACGACGCTCTCGCCGCGCTGTTGGCGGAGGCGGCGCCGGGCTTGCGGGCTCGCTGCATCGCCCGCATCCGCGGCGACGGCCTGGCCATGGTTGACGCCGAGGACGTGCTGCAAGTCACCTTTCTGGAAGCATTTCTGCGAATCAGCCGCTTCGAGTACCGCGGCGCCGGCGCGTTCGGGGCCTGGCTGGCGCGGATCATGGACAACAACCTGACGGACGTTCTTCGCGGCGTCCGCGCCCGCCGGCCGCAGGAGGCCCGCCGGGCGGACGCCGACCCCAGCGATTCGGCCGCCAATCTCGCGGCGCTCCTGGGCTGGACGAGCACGACGCCCAGCCGCACGATGATGCGTGAAGAGCTGCGTGATCTCGTGCTCGGGGGACTGGCGCGCCTCCCGGAAGACTACCGCCGCGTCATCCAATTCTACGAGCTGGAAGGCCGCAGCCCCGAAGACGTGGCCGGGCTGATGAGCCGCTCGGTCGGGGCGGTTTTCATGCTGCGGGCCCGTGCCCTCGAACGGCTGCGCGAGGTCCTGAGCGGCGTTTTGGATTTTTCTGCGCCGCAGGCGTGA
- the fabZ_1 gene encoding 3-hydroxyacyl-[acyl-carrier-protein] dehydratase FabZ — MELNPQRFELQLLDAVVLLDDERGVFAGYHDLSPDAWWARGHIPGRPLFPGVLMIESAAQLAGFAYQRRFKSGRFLGFAGVDSVKFRDTIVPPARFVVVGKALEHKTRRTITQAQGFVGTTMVFEAVITGMPV; from the coding sequence ATGGAGCTCAATCCGCAACGGTTCGAATTGCAGTTGCTGGATGCAGTCGTCCTGCTGGATGACGAGCGCGGCGTGTTCGCCGGCTACCACGACCTCTCGCCGGACGCCTGGTGGGCCCGCGGTCACATCCCGGGGCGTCCGCTGTTTCCTGGAGTGCTGATGATCGAGAGCGCCGCGCAGCTCGCCGGGTTTGCCTACCAGCGGCGCTTCAAGTCGGGCCGCTTCCTGGGCTTTGCGGGCGTGGATTCGGTGAAGTTCCGCGATACCATCGTCCCGCCGGCGCGCTTCGTCGTCGTCGGAAAAGCACTCGAACACAAAACGCGCCGCACGATCACGCAAGCCCAGGGGTTCGTCGGCACGACCATGGTCTTCGAAGCGGTGATCACGGGAATGCCGGTCTGA
- the fchA gene encoding Methenyltetrahydrofolate cyclohydrolase: MSPMPPTLLDLSLREFIQQLAEPQPTPGGGAAAALVAALAAALGQMVCGYTIGKVKFAAVEPQMRELAGRLERAAELLTCLIDEDARAYQQLSDALKLDKTDAGRAAQVQASAELAASVPFQTCAISHAALADLKSLAAIGNPMLKSDALAGAHLAQAACRAAAENVRANFGLMSAAAVARIEPELERLLAD; encoded by the coding sequence ATGTCCCCCATGCCGCCTACGCTGCTCGACCTGTCCCTGCGAGAGTTCATCCAGCAACTGGCCGAGCCGCAGCCGACGCCCGGCGGCGGGGCCGCGGCCGCGTTGGTTGCGGCGCTGGCGGCCGCGCTGGGGCAGATGGTCTGCGGGTACACGATCGGGAAGGTGAAGTTCGCGGCCGTCGAGCCGCAGATGCGGGAACTGGCCGGCCGGTTGGAGCGCGCGGCGGAGCTGCTGACCTGCCTCATCGACGAGGATGCCCGCGCGTATCAGCAGCTTTCCGACGCGCTGAAACTCGACAAGACCGATGCGGGGCGCGCCGCGCAGGTGCAGGCGTCGGCCGAGCTGGCCGCGAGCGTCCCGTTTCAGACCTGCGCGATCAGCCATGCAGCGCTGGCCGACCTGAAGTCGCTGGCGGCCATCGGCAACCCGATGCTGAAATCCGACGCTCTGGCCGGCGCGCATCTCGCACAGGCCGCGTGCCGCGCCGCGGCCGAAAACGTCCGCGCGAATTTCGGGTTGATGTCAGCGGCCGCCGTCGCGCGGATCGAGCCGGAGCTGGAGCGGCTGCTCGCGGACTGA
- the pdxH gene encoding Pyridoxine/pyridoxamine 5'-phosphate oxidase yields MADHPIHGLRREFRHHRLLESEVPKDPLDLFRLWFDDAMRTSQPDPNALVLATADAAGRPSCRIVLLKGFDAHGFVFFTNYDSRKGVELAANPYASMCFWWGELERQVRVEGPVGRVSAAESDAYFRSRPRESQLGAAVSAQSRVIADRAVLENRLEQLTQRFEGMNVPRPVNWGGYRLCPEALEFWCGREHRLHDRLRYELDGANGWRMLRLAP; encoded by the coding sequence GTGGCCGATCATCCCATTCATGGCCTGCGGCGCGAATTCCGCCATCATCGCCTGCTTGAGAGCGAGGTTCCAAAAGACCCGCTCGACCTGTTCCGTCTCTGGTTTGACGACGCCATGCGCACCAGCCAGCCGGACCCTAACGCGCTGGTTCTGGCGACCGCTGACGCGGCGGGGCGACCGTCCTGCCGCATCGTGCTCCTGAAGGGCTTCGATGCGCACGGCTTCGTGTTCTTCACGAACTACGACAGCCGCAAGGGCGTTGAGTTGGCGGCCAATCCATACGCGTCGATGTGTTTCTGGTGGGGCGAGCTGGAGCGGCAGGTGCGCGTCGAGGGGCCGGTCGGGCGCGTCAGCGCGGCGGAGTCGGACGCGTACTTCCGATCGCGGCCGCGCGAGAGCCAGCTCGGCGCGGCGGTGTCGGCCCAGAGCCGGGTGATCGCCGATCGCGCCGTGCTCGAAAACCGCCTGGAGCAGCTTACGCAGCGCTTTGAAGGAATGAACGTGCCGCGGCCGGTGAATTGGGGCGGCTATCGCCTGTGTCCCGAAGCACTGGAGTTCTGGTGCGGGCGAGAACACCGTCTGCACGACCGGCTGCGCTACGAGCTCGACGGGGCGAATGGGTGGCGAATGTTGCGGCTGGCGCCGTAG
- the cpsD gene encoding Tyrosine-protein kinase CpsD, producing MSESEVHDTTQPVRALAKAGPIGPAGALAAPLIIDADAGAAPSTPVSLAMLWRFKWTIAGTFMLCAAAGLGLIWTAIRPAYSASGVIHIKPVRDDLLSGRQDVMPMYESFRQTQASFVTNAEVRNGVLEDSAVKGLSWFAARPLTFWDRLISADPVEQRFDDDVNVIVPPGKQLIEVSISTPWPGEAAVLVNKILENYKRNYEDRQSAEDNTDVRALERAAADLKRRIEARADEIKVVRKDLNLGAGSPAEVVVKRQVALDERRAELWTLRKEIALDEKRLERAKAQHAASTDAGDAAPDPAAAEKAAFERNAEWRGLRRELQTARDNLAAGLRRWDEGHYKIQSLKNEVTRVEQQVAALETDLRDRLTNGRGDPDTGDFALTDPRVIELRLSRLRDEEAVLAGLLDEEEARYENASRLASRLVEVEREVEADTHELDNLEKQLNIREMRRATEVTVAMSTAVAKPPVDKRVKLSAAALFGALIAGLGAGFVRLRFSATVTSMRDVSRPLQQTLIGSVPLRRGVSAEVLTNCPIQTESVRVLRTAFLNRLKQAGCSVVQFTSVGPRTGKSTLVGMLGRSLAAAGKRVLLVDGDVRRGSLTAAFRAAGTAGLLDDLSAPSPTVTVHSTDTPNLSLVPVGRIAKPEDAELFANGAFGRLLEAWKKAYDVVLVDSAPLLMASESVMLAQRVDGTIMVIREQHCRRHGLTEVIELLDSAGGTLLGTVFVGSTTPSGYASYNYYGSYAQYGRSASTDATD from the coding sequence ATGAGTGAATCCGAAGTGCATGACACGACCCAGCCCGTACGAGCGCTGGCGAAGGCCGGCCCGATTGGCCCGGCCGGAGCGCTGGCTGCGCCGCTCATCATCGACGCGGACGCCGGTGCTGCGCCCTCGACGCCGGTTTCGCTGGCCATGCTGTGGCGCTTCAAGTGGACCATCGCCGGGACGTTTATGCTGTGTGCGGCGGCGGGGCTGGGCCTGATCTGGACCGCGATCCGCCCGGCCTATTCGGCCAGCGGGGTCATTCACATCAAGCCCGTGCGCGACGACCTGCTTTCCGGGCGGCAGGACGTCATGCCGATGTATGAGTCCTTCCGCCAGACGCAGGCGAGTTTCGTCACCAACGCGGAAGTGCGCAATGGCGTCTTGGAAGACAGCGCCGTGAAGGGACTGTCGTGGTTCGCCGCCAGGCCCCTGACCTTCTGGGACCGGCTGATTTCCGCGGACCCGGTCGAGCAGCGCTTTGATGACGACGTCAACGTGATCGTGCCGCCGGGCAAGCAGTTGATCGAGGTGTCCATCTCGACGCCCTGGCCCGGCGAGGCGGCGGTGCTGGTCAACAAGATCCTCGAGAACTACAAGCGCAACTACGAAGATCGCCAGAGCGCCGAGGACAACACCGATGTGCGCGCGCTGGAGCGAGCGGCGGCAGACCTGAAGCGCCGCATCGAGGCCCGCGCCGATGAGATCAAGGTGGTCCGCAAGGACCTGAACCTGGGCGCCGGTTCGCCGGCCGAGGTCGTCGTCAAGCGCCAGGTCGCGCTCGATGAACGCCGCGCCGAGCTCTGGACGCTGCGCAAGGAAATCGCGCTGGATGAGAAGCGTCTGGAGCGGGCCAAGGCCCAGCATGCCGCGTCGACGGACGCGGGCGACGCGGCGCCCGATCCGGCCGCGGCGGAAAAAGCCGCGTTCGAGCGCAACGCCGAGTGGCGCGGCCTGCGGCGGGAGCTGCAGACGGCGCGCGACAACCTGGCCGCCGGCCTGCGGCGCTGGGATGAAGGCCACTACAAGATTCAGTCGCTCAAGAACGAAGTGACGCGCGTCGAGCAGCAGGTCGCGGCGCTGGAGACTGACCTGCGCGACCGGCTGACGAATGGCCGCGGCGACCCGGACACGGGCGACTTCGCCCTGACCGACCCGCGCGTGATCGAGCTGCGGCTGTCGCGGCTGCGCGACGAAGAGGCGGTTCTGGCGGGCCTGCTGGATGAAGAGGAAGCCCGCTACGAGAACGCCTCGCGCCTCGCCAGCCGGCTGGTCGAGGTAGAGCGCGAGGTCGAGGCCGACACGCACGAACTCGACAATCTCGAGAAGCAACTGAACATCCGCGAGATGCGCCGCGCGACCGAGGTGACGGTCGCCATGTCGACCGCCGTCGCCAAGCCGCCGGTGGACAAGCGCGTCAAGCTCTCGGCGGCGGCGCTTTTCGGGGCGCTCATCGCCGGGCTGGGCGCCGGATTCGTCCGGCTGCGCTTCAGCGCGACGGTGACGTCGATGCGGGACGTGTCGCGTCCGCTGCAGCAGACGCTGATCGGCTCCGTGCCGCTGCGGCGCGGCGTTTCGGCTGAAGTGCTGACGAACTGTCCCATTCAGACAGAATCGGTGCGCGTCCTGCGTACCGCGTTTCTGAACCGGCTGAAGCAGGCCGGCTGCTCGGTCGTGCAGTTCACCAGCGTCGGCCCGCGCACCGGCAAGAGCACACTGGTCGGCATGCTCGGCCGAAGCCTGGCAGCCGCGGGCAAGCGCGTCCTGCTGGTTGACGGCGACGTCCGCCGAGGATCGCTCACCGCGGCGTTCCGCGCGGCGGGCACGGCCGGGCTGCTGGACGACCTGAGCGCGCCCAGCCCGACGGTCACGGTGCACTCGACCGATACGCCGAACCTGAGCCTGGTGCCCGTCGGCCGGATCGCCAAGCCCGAAGACGCGGAGTTGTTCGCCAACGGGGCGTTCGGGCGGCTGCTGGAGGCGTGGAAGAAAGCCTATGACGTGGTGCTGGTGGACAGCGCGCCGCTACTGATGGCGTCGGAGTCGGTCATGCTCGCGCAGCGCGTGGATGGCACGATCATGGTGATCCGCGAGCAGCATTGCCGCCGCCACGGCCTTACGGAAGTGATCGAGCTGCTGGACAGCGCCGGCGGAACTCTGCTCGGAACGGTGTTTGTCGGCTCCACGACGCCATCGGGCTACGCGTCGTACAACTACTACGGCAGTTACGCTCAGTATGGTCGCTCGGCGTCGACGGACGCGACGGACTGA
- the wecA gene encoding UDP-N-acetylgalactosamine-undecaprenyl-phosphate N-acetylgalactosaminephosphotransferase, giving the protein MDIIPVLIDSRPTCLAGASLLAAPIGAGTLYALVREALQTLRRAPLIISNEPMGDEYLASLRRAAPDAAIHHVRDLAGLIETYEPSDCLLLVNPSVIAAADDCFEPLLDRQVDHRLANHIVLPDAHTSHALERVVLDSENQVTRIDRVYPGVTDIRTRDVLASLVPIHALRGLSWSERPLTLPGLRAELVTYGLPSRDIPVSHAAPRLSTADGLLHLNEQVLAHGGNDPPEGFRELNENILVDADVSIHPTARLHGPLVLHRGVTVQEDAVLFGPAVLCAGAEVGRDALVGHSVVLPGMKVPPHSATLYQVGLADAHGAEQASTEIELPLLRRGRAAQQRPSARSAGLYPALKRVVDFSVALVGLALLLPLMLVVAVVIKLTSRGPVFFGHGREGRGGRVFCCWKFRTMVDGAHQMQRQLYDVSHVDGPQFKIAADPRVTTLGKILRASNIDELPQLFNVLRGEMSLIGPRPSPFRENQICVPWREARLSVRPGITGLWQICRHDRDAGDFHQWIYYDTLYVRHLSFAADVKILLATVLTLGGRFSVPLRFIISAKRTRESETPLQLPIEEVVRQIESQEPQRPATGDRRGAAPAARPSNPLIAARGA; this is encoded by the coding sequence ATGGACATCATCCCGGTGCTGATCGATTCGCGGCCGACGTGCCTGGCCGGCGCATCGCTCTTGGCGGCGCCGATCGGCGCGGGCACGCTCTACGCGCTGGTGCGCGAGGCGTTGCAGACGCTGCGGCGCGCTCCGCTGATCATCTCCAACGAGCCGATGGGCGATGAGTATCTTGCGTCGCTGCGCCGCGCCGCGCCGGATGCCGCGATCCACCACGTCCGCGACCTGGCGGGGTTAATCGAGACCTACGAGCCCTCGGACTGCCTGCTGCTGGTCAATCCCAGCGTCATCGCCGCCGCCGATGACTGTTTCGAGCCGCTGCTCGACCGGCAGGTGGACCATCGGCTGGCCAATCACATCGTGCTGCCGGACGCTCACACGAGCCACGCGCTTGAGCGCGTCGTGCTGGACAGCGAAAACCAGGTCACGCGGATCGACCGCGTCTATCCGGGCGTGACCGACATTCGCACGCGCGACGTTTTGGCCTCGCTGGTTCCGATCCACGCGCTGCGCGGTCTCTCCTGGAGCGAACGCCCGCTCACGCTGCCGGGGCTGCGGGCCGAGCTGGTCACTTACGGGCTGCCCAGCCGCGACATCCCCGTGTCTCACGCCGCCCCGCGGCTTTCAACCGCTGACGGGCTGCTGCACCTCAATGAGCAGGTGTTGGCGCATGGCGGCAACGACCCACCCGAGGGATTCCGCGAACTGAATGAGAACATCCTGGTCGACGCCGACGTCTCCATTCATCCCACGGCGCGGCTGCACGGACCGCTGGTCCTGCATCGCGGCGTAACCGTTCAGGAGGACGCCGTCCTGTTCGGTCCGGCGGTGCTGTGCGCCGGGGCCGAAGTCGGCCGCGACGCGCTGGTGGGCCACAGCGTCGTGCTGCCGGGAATGAAAGTGCCGCCGCACAGCGCCACGCTCTACCAGGTCGGCCTGGCCGACGCGCACGGCGCCGAACAGGCGTCCACGGAGATCGAACTGCCCCTGCTACGGCGGGGCCGCGCAGCGCAGCAGCGACCCAGCGCGCGGAGCGCCGGGCTCTATCCAGCGTTGAAACGCGTGGTCGATTTTTCGGTGGCGCTTGTCGGACTGGCGCTTCTGCTCCCGCTGATGCTGGTCGTGGCCGTCGTGATCAAGCTGACTTCCCGCGGGCCGGTTTTCTTCGGCCACGGGCGTGAGGGGCGCGGCGGGCGCGTCTTCTGCTGCTGGAAATTCCGCACGATGGTGGACGGGGCGCACCAGATGCAGCGCCAGCTCTATGACGTCAGCCACGTGGACGGTCCGCAGTTCAAGATCGCCGCCGACCCGCGCGTCACGACGCTTGGCAAAATCCTGCGGGCTTCGAACATCGACGAGCTGCCGCAGCTCTTCAACGTGCTGCGCGGCGAGATGAGCCTGATCGGTCCGCGGCCGTCGCCGTTCCGCGAGAACCAGATCTGCGTCCCCTGGCGCGAGGCGCGCTTGTCGGTCCGGCCGGGCATCACCGGGTTGTGGCAGATCTGCCGGCATGACCGCGACGCCGGCGATTTCCACCAGTGGATCTACTACGACACGCTCTACGTCCGGCACCTGTCCTTTGCCGCGGATGTGAAGATACTGCTGGCCACGGTGCTCACGCTCGGCGGCCGCTTCAGCGTGCCGCTGCGCTTTATCATCTCGGCCAAACGAACGCGCGAATCGGAGACGCCGCTCCAGCTCCCCATCGAGGAAGTGGTGCGGCAGATTGAATCGCAGGAGCCGCAGCGCCCGGCAACCGGCGATCGCCGCGGCGCCGCGCCCGCCGCGCGACCGTCAAATCCGCTGATTGCCGCGCGGGGAGCCTGA